Part of the Liberibacter crescens BT-1 genome is shown below.
TAATAATTTTTTTAAACTTATTTATGACAACAATGGATATTACATGTTTTATAAAAATTTATTTTTTCTTTTAAAAGAAAACATGTTTTTACATTAACCAAATAATATAAGATAAATAATGATTTATTTGAAGATAATCATAATTACTATGTTTAGTCTAATATCTTTAAGTACAAAAGTATTATCTCATCCCCACATCTTCATAGAAGCCCATCTTGAGGTTGCTGTATCTCCTGACGATAATAAACTTGAATTACGCAATGTTTGGCGGTTTGATGAAATGTTTACATCATCTGTTATTATAGACTTTGATAAAAGTGGTAATTTAAGACTCGATCCAGATGAACTTGCTGAGGTAAGCAAAACAATACGCGAATCACTTGCTGAATATGATTATTATATTACAGCTACTGTTGATGGACAAAAAATGATTATCAATAAACCAGATATTATCAACTCAGACATTCAAAATAACAGACTTATAATGATTTTTTCTATAAAACTTAACAAAACTGCACCTTTAAGTGG
Proteins encoded:
- a CDS encoding DUF1007 family protein, whose amino-acid sequence is MFSLISLSTKVLSHPHIFIEAHLEVAVSPDDNKLELRNVWRFDEMFTSSVIIDFDKSGNLRLDPDELAEVSKTIRESLAEYDYYITATVDGQKMIINKPDIINSDIQNNRLIMIFSIKLNKTAPLSGKFVFRLCDPTLYTSISFIDDKDLIAVGNHFSKCNHKVVRPNPDEVIAENKSTLTDAFFNDPTGTNMQKLFATRLEMTCL